A region of the Candidatus Saccharimonadales bacterium genome:
CAGCAATTTCAAGAAACAGGAATATAAGCATCATATCTTTCTTATTGTACCCTATGCAGCCTTGCCCAGCGTCTTCTTTTTAGCTACACTTAATATAGTAATATAAGGAGTCTTGAAGTTGAGTAAAAGAACTTGGATAATTTTTGCTGCTGTATGTATTGTCATACTAGGCGGCCTAATTTACCTCTCAGGTAAGAACAAAATTGATGTCAGTGGCGTTGACGCGAACAAGGTCCAAACTGCAAATGATCAATCAGGTCAGATTGCCGATCATGTTTTCGGTAAGGCAGATAGTAAAGTCGTACTAATTGAATATGGTGATTTTCAATGCCCGGGGTGTGGCGCAGCATATCCAACGGTAAAAGCACTATCAGAGAAGTACAAAGGTCAAATGGCTTTTGTTTTCCGTAACTTCCCTCTAACGACTATCCATCCAAATGCGCGAGCTGCCGCAGCAGTCGCTGAAGCCGCAGGGTTGCAAGGCAAATATTGGGAAATGCACGACAAGATTTACGAAACACAGTCTGACTGGCAGAACCTTCAAGGTAACCAACGAACAGACTTCTTCGCGAGCTATGCGAGTGGCTTCGGACTTAACATTGATACATTCAAAGCTGATCTAGCTGGAACAAGCATTAATCAAAAAATTAGCTACGACCAAGCTATCGGTAAAAAAATAAACGTCAACTCAACCCCTACCCTTTACCTGAACGGTAAAGCGGTTGAACAAGATGTTTGGAACGATCAGACTAAATTTGATGCAGCTATCGTGACTGAGCTTAAAGCAAACGGCATTACGCTTCCCGAAGCTAATTAGCATACTTTTAGAAAACGAAAAACACCCCGGTGCCTTGGGGTGTTTTCTTTTTTGGGGATGAAACCTCGGGGTGAAGTTTCATCAGTTGAACGTTACCGTTCTAATGTTCGATATACAGTTGCCATACGGCAGGCACCACATCCACTGCAATCTTTTTGCGTCTAGTAGACACAAATTCGATAGCTATTGGCATGTGTTATTTGTACTCCTTGTACTATGTACAGCCCTGCGCACTTCGACCTTTAAAATCTAATTTTTCGTGTTTTGGCGCCGGGCACATCACTTATAGTACCAATCGTGTGTTGGTACGTCAAGACACGCATGAAATTCATCATGCTCTTGTTTATATATTAGAATATACGAAGCCGCTTGGCAAGCCAATAAACGACAAAAATTAGCATAAACGTAAATAATACAATAACACCGTATAGCCACGGTTCATCCTGGAACGGAAGATCAACGTTCATGCCATACATTCCATAAAAAACGTTAGGGAGAGCGATTAATAACGTCAGCATCGTTAGTGTCTTCATGCGCTGGTTCAAGACATTGTTAGCAATAGTACTATAGGCATTGCGAATGCTCACAATACTTTGGTTATGACTTTCAATCGCCACAAGAAGCTGACGAATATAGAGCAAAATATCTTCGATTGCTTCCGCATCATCACTATCCTGTAGTATTTCTTCCAGACGCTGCGCAACTACCAGCATGCTGCTAAGATTCATGTGATATTCGTTAAGGTTATCTTCGACAGTAACAAACTTAATAAAATCTTCGTTAGTGACTTCGTGATTACGAAGGCGCTTCCCCGTGTCCTTGATATGGCGCGCTGTATGCTGCATCAACTGCTCGTACTCGTTAATAACCATTGCAAACGTTCCAAGTAGCAAGCCGGTCGTGTCTGACGTGTGAGCAATCATACTAGGTGTCGCGAGTCCCTGATCGTCAGCAAGTGACGTTGAAAGATTCGCAAGTACTGAATCTTTGAGTACCATCAAAACGGGTGTCGTGTAAATGCGACCATGCTTCCCGTGTTGAACAGTACGGACAAATACATATAGCGCATCGTCACGCATTTCAATGCGTGGTAGTTCGTTCTCATCAAGCACATCACGAAGGATATTCAGATCCATATGATAATGATCAGCAAGCGTCTCTAAGTCGACCTCGCTTACGCGGTCGCCATGAATCCACACATTATCATTTGGCGGCGTAGTGACCTTCTGAAAGTCCTCAACACCGCTCCTCCGAACATAATACCTAAGCATACATAAGCAGTATAAGGTAAAAAGAAAGAGCCGTCTAGGCGGCTCTTCTCTATTGATTAGATGGTCGGTTTATTCAACCACACCTGGCGCGTCATCACCGCCATCACGAAGAGGTTTTTCGCGAATCATCGTTGCACCGATTGTCGCAAGTAGCATGAGTCCTGCGGACACATAAAAGATAGGACGAAGGCTATCACTAAATGCGTTTACCACCTTCTCTTTATAATCATCCTGCTTTGTTTCAAAATCTTTTTTGGCAGCGGCTTGCACTGGAGCAGGTAATTTTTCAATTCCCTTTGCAAATCCATCATTAATCTTTTGCTCGGTGTCATGCGTGTTCAAGTTAAGCGCCGTGTCAGCATCAACGGTTTGCAGTAGCTGTGATGATGCTGGGCTTTGCTTGAGCGTCTGAATGTATGCGTCTTGGTTTAAGTCGCCCAGATGCACAACAATACCAGCTGTCAGCATACTTCCAAGAATAGCGACACCCATGGTTGAGCCTAATGACCGGAAAAGCTGGTTTGATGCCGTTGCCGCACCAAGATCACGCTGAGTGAATTCATTCTGAACAGCAAGGTTAAGGATTGGCATACCCGATCCAAGGCCCGCACCAACGAATACCATCAGGATCGCCTCGATCCAGTAAGGACTGTCTGGCGTAAGAAACGACAGTGAAAATACACCAACAGTTGCCATAGTGAAACCAATAACAAGAGGTAGTTTATACTTGCCAGTCTTTGTTACTAACTGACCAGTAAGAGCTGCCGTTCCTGATAGAGCCAAAATCATTGGAAGTAGCATCAGGCCAGAGGTTGTCGCATCCGCGCCAAATACCTGTTGGTTAAACTGTGTTAGGTACAAGATTGCACCTAGGAAAGCAGCTCCAAACATCAGAGCAACAATCATCACCGTTGTAAATGTTCGGTTCTTAAAGAAGCTCAGTGGGATAATAGGTTCGCTTGCACGGCGTTCCGCCCATACAAAGCCAGCTGTCATAAGCGCTGCAAGAAGGAAGAGAGACAACTTAATAGCACCGACGGTAATGTCAGAATGGGCGATCAACTCGGCAAAAATCTTTTCCGTGTTATCAACCGCTAGAACAATACTCGATAGCGCAGCGGTTAAAAATCCGGCACCAGCGTAGTCAAGTTTAGGCTTGTGATCGTGTTTGATCTGTGGCGTATACCTAGCAATGATCAAGAAACTGATAATACCAATTGGTACGTTAATCCAGAATGTCCAACGCCAATCGGTTACAAAACCAGCAATAGTGTGCGGGTCAGCTAAAAATCCTCCGAGTAGCGGGCCGACTACCGATGCTAACCCAAAGACAGCGCCAAGTAGTCCTTGCCACTTTCCGCGCTCACGAGGGTTAAATAAGTCACCAATAATCGTAAAGGCATTCGCCATTAAGATACCACCACCGATACCCTGAAGAGCCCGATACGCAATCAGTTGCTCAATATTCTGCGAACTTCCAGATAGAAGTGATGCAAGCGTGAATAACGCTACACCGACCATCAGGACTTGACGTCGTCCAAAGATGTCGGACAGCTTACCTGCAAGAGGCACGGTTACCGTACTGGTTAATAGATATGCCGTAACAACCCAACCTAGGCTGCTAAAGCTATTGAATTCTTCGACAATTTTACCAAGTGCCGTCGAAATGATTGTTTGGTCCAACGCGACTAAAAATAGTCCCGACATGACCGCGATCATGACAAGAACTTTTTGCCGCATGGGAATATGATGAAGCATAATGCATCACTCCTTATATATTATTTATTGTTTTCTAGGGCTGAACGTAATCCGTCAACTTGTTTGCCAAGATGCTCTACCATTACTTGTGCCTGGTCTTCTGTTATGAATACCACAGCGTCTTTACCATGTACACGGAGTACGACAAGCTTGTCGCCTGTTTTGATGGATAAAGATTCACGCACCTCAACAGGAATAACAACTTGGCCTTTTGGACCAACCGTAGCGGTTCCAACTAAACTAAATTTCTTTCCATGTTCCATAGTTATACATGTTATACAAGTATAACTTATATGTCAAGTTTTTCTCTATAAAAAAGAAGCTGCGATGAAGCAGCTCCTTTCGAAAACGATGACCAAATATCAACTACTGGTTGCCGACAAGGTAGTTTACGATAATAACGATTGTGTTATTATCTCCTACGATATCTCCAATGTTTATGTTGATGTCGCCGCCGTAGCCGGTGTTGTTACCACTCTGGCCAGGTGTAGCGTTTGCAACGTTCGCAGTACCAACTAGTACGCTAACTGCCGCAACCATCAAACCCATAACGAGTTTGGTGGACATTGTCCTCTTTTGTGATAACGACTGGGTCGATGTTTTGCTCATATATTTGTGCTTCCCCTTTCCCCTTACGTTTATGTCACAGTTACTAATGCTATCAGCGTCATGTACGATGGTCAAACGCCGACCCCTGTTGCGTTGTGCATATTACTTTTTAACTCGGGCTTCTCTCTGTAAGTCGATTATAAGATTGATCATACCAAAAACAAGTAACACGAAACTATACGCTGCGAAGTTTTGTGCAACCAGCCAATTCGCCAGAACAATCGAAACAGGCACCATCCCAAGCGTTACAATAGCCAGCGTAAACGTCAGACGAGCCGGTATACGCTTGATTAAGGCAACGACAGCATAACCAGCAATAACAATGTAGCCAACCCACTGGAACTGCGCTAAAAAGCCGAGTAG
Encoded here:
- a CDS encoding thioredoxin domain-containing protein is translated as MSKRTWIIFAAVCIVILGGLIYLSGKNKIDVSGVDANKVQTANDQSGQIADHVFGKADSKVVLIEYGDFQCPGCGAAYPTVKALSEKYKGQMAFVFRNFPLTTIHPNARAAAAVAEAAGLQGKYWEMHDKIYETQSDWQNLQGNQRTDFFASYASGFGLNIDTFKADLAGTSINQKISYDQAIGKKINVNSTPTLYLNGKAVEQDVWNDQTKFDAAIVTELKANGITLPEAN
- a CDS encoding CorA family divalent cation transporter; its protein translation is MLRYYVRRSGVEDFQKVTTPPNDNVWIHGDRVSEVDLETLADHYHMDLNILRDVLDENELPRIEMRDDALYVFVRTVQHGKHGRIYTTPVLMVLKDSVLANLSTSLADDQGLATPSMIAHTSDTTGLLLGTFAMVINEYEQLMQHTARHIKDTGKRLRNHEVTNEDFIKFVTVEDNLNEYHMNLSSMLVVAQRLEEILQDSDDAEAIEDILLYIRQLLVAIESHNQSIVSIRNAYSTIANNVLNQRMKTLTMLTLLIALPNVFYGMYGMNVDLPFQDEPWLYGVIVLFTFMLIFVVYWLAKRLRIF
- a CDS encoding MDR family MFS transporter produces the protein MLHHIPMRQKVLVMIAVMSGLFLVALDQTIISTALGKIVEEFNSFSSLGWVVTAYLLTSTVTVPLAGKLSDIFGRRQVLMVGVALFTLASLLSGSSQNIEQLIAYRALQGIGGGILMANAFTIIGDLFNPRERGKWQGLLGAVFGLASVVGPLLGGFLADPHTIAGFVTDWRWTFWINVPIGIISFLIIARYTPQIKHDHKPKLDYAGAGFLTAALSSIVLAVDNTEKIFAELIAHSDITVGAIKLSLFLLAALMTAGFVWAERRASEPIIPLSFFKNRTFTTVMIVALMFGAAFLGAILYLTQFNQQVFGADATTSGLMLLPMILALSGTAALTGQLVTKTGKYKLPLVIGFTMATVGVFSLSFLTPDSPYWIEAILMVFVGAGLGSGMPILNLAVQNEFTQRDLGAATASNQLFRSLGSTMGVAILGSMLTAGIVVHLGDLNQDAYIQTLKQSPASSQLLQTVDADTALNLNTHDTEQKINDGFAKGIEKLPAPVQAAAKKDFETKQDDYKEKVVNAFSDSLRPIFYVSAGLMLLATIGATMIREKPLRDGGDDAPGVVE
- a CDS encoding AbrB/MazE/SpoVT family DNA-binding domain-containing protein; this translates as MEHGKKFSLVGTATVGPKGQVVIPVEVRESLSIKTGDKLVVLRVHGKDAVVFITEDQAQVMVEHLGKQVDGLRSALENNK